One genomic region from Salvelinus fontinalis isolate EN_2023a chromosome 18, ASM2944872v1, whole genome shotgun sequence encodes:
- the si:ch211-112f3.4 gene encoding LOW QUALITY PROTEIN: EF-hand and coiled-coil domain-containing protein 1 (The sequence of the model RefSeq protein was modified relative to this genomic sequence to represent the inferred CDS: deleted 1 base in 1 codon) yields MKSSRGTVATPSFQSSPRAARQSEWLRSALAHHHCPDPGVENEIVVLATGIDQYLQEVFHHLVYPKQDDVVSAEDFTVLCSVLGLTGEESETRDGEKEEEGDDDEEGQGICSGLPRELAFRDFHSRLCGYFRVRERDGTGPGVMRLPVTEETEHIEREIRLRWPRVRRRKCVSFDLTREQTGRRPVPKAHNRETGSSELHHKTGQTETECVALRELVEDLRSALQGSDARCLALEVALRRQRGPARLTMHHSNEATSNTHTPSNIPIPNAQGRERGAPNPPKEVIPNPNPQGRGCGVGEERVAGRRGSKDPILRELQLIRSSRDGQLEEAIRFNQRLEEELGWAYGEARRLEGVESRLRQENAEIRRRTEEAREALREGLKKVRLIQKQAQDVPQLQSRVTQLETDIQGYRSQCTCRGSHASPPREPMDDTCLQRAVEGRAASDEEEEERERRKEEREEGQCCLLEVKRLINRLHNCGKGCQNTTAHHLLLSQNLLLDNQNNLHGNDLLTIPRGRSRRGHTYQEERETELEKRHEEVEGLRLEVQMVETERVRLSLLEEKLTDTLTLLLQLRIKGVSRRSLGKMLMDTLDVCSKSGHSPSHVLQVVNAFCAQLSSNELLQDGVGVGGEGGGVGGEARVSVSTSQRPSSPPNPLRISCLDNTQPSLLTKLPNSPP; encoded by the exons ATGAAGAGCTCAAGAGGTACAGTAGCGACGCCATCTTTCCAGTCCTCTCCAAGGGCTGCGCGGCAGAGCGAGTGGCTGCGGAGCGCTCTGGCCCACCATCACTGCCCCGACCCCGGCGTGGAGAACGAAATAGTGGTCCTGGCCACGGGGATTGACCAGTACCTCCAGGAGGTGTTTCACCACTTGGTTTACCCCAAACAAGACGACGTGGTCTCGGCAGAGGACTTCACTGTGCTTTGCTCAGTGCTGGGGCTTACCGGAGAGGAAAGTGAgacaagagatggagagaaggaagaggagggagatgatgatgaggagggtcAAGGTATTTGCTCGGGGCTCCCTCGCGAGCTGGCCTTTAGGGACTTCCATTCGCGGCTATGCGGTTATTTCCGCGTCCGAGAGCGCGACGGAACTGGACCTGGGGTCATGCGCCTCCCAGTTACAGAGGAGACAGAGCACATTGAGCGCGAGATCCGGCTTCGGTGGCCGCGGGTCAGGCGAAGGAAATGTGTCAGTTTCGACCTCACAAGAGAACAAACCGGGAGGAGGCCCGTGCCCAAGGCGCACAACCGTGAAACGGGTTCATCAGAACTACATCATAAAACAG GCCAGACAGAAACGGAGTGTGTGGCTCTGAGGGAGCTGGTTGAGGACCTGCGCTCTGCTCTACAGGGCAGTGATGCTCGCTGCCTGGCTCTGGAAGTCGCATTACGACGACAGAGGGGCCCAGCCAGGCTTACCATGCACCACTCCAATGAAGCGActtcaaacacacatacaccctcaAACATACCAATTCCAAATGCCCAGGGACGAGAGAGGGGTGCACCTAACCCCCCAAAAGAAGTGATCCCAAATCCAAACCCCCAGGGCCGAGGGTGCGGGGTGGGGGAAGAGAGGGTAGCAGGGAGACGGGGCTCCAAAGACCCTATCCTCAGGGAGCTGCAGCTGATTCGCTCCTCACGTGACGGACAGCTGGAGGAGGCAATCAGGTTCAACCAGCGGCTGGAGGAGGAGCTTGGCTGGGCATATGGGGAGGCTCGCAGGCTGGAAGGGGTGGAGTCTCGTCTACGGCAGGAGAACGCTGAGATCAG GCGGAGAACAGAAGAGGCGAGGGAGGCTCTCAGAGAGGGGCTCAAGAAGGTGAGACTGATCCAGAAACAGGCTCAGGACGTTCCTCAGCTCCAGAGCAGAGTCACACAGCTGGAAACAGACATTCAAGGGTACAG ATCACAGTGCACCTGCAGAGGAAGCCACGCCTCACCGCCTCGAGAGCCCATGGACGACACCTGCCTCCAGCGAGCGGTGGAGGGGAGAGCTGCCTCggacgaggaagaggaagagagggagaggaggaaggaggagagggaggaaggacagTGCTGCCTTTTGGAGGTGAAAAGGCTCATCAACAGACTGCACAACTGTGGTAAAGG gtGTCAGAATACAACAGCCCACCACTTGCTACTCTCCCAGAACCTCCTCCTTGACAACCAGAACAATCTCCATGGCAATGACCTCCTCACGATCCCCAGGGGGCGaagccgcagaggtcacacttatcaggaggagagggagaccgagttagagaag AGGcatgaggaggtggaggggttgAGGTTGGAGGTTCAGatggtggagacagagagagtacgTCTGTCACTTTTGGAGGAGAAactgacagacacactaacactGCTACTGCAGCTACGCATCAAG GGTGTCTCTCGTAGGTCTCTGGGGAAGATGCTGATGGACACTCTGGATGTCTGCAGCAAGAGTGGACATAGCCCATCCCATGTACTGCAGGTGGTCAATGCCTTCTGTGCCCAGCTTTCGTCCAATGAGCTGCTGCAAGATGGGGTAGGAGTGGGAGGGGAAGGTGGCGGGGTAGGAGGAGAGGCACGAGTATCTGTGTCTACAAGCCAGAGACCCTCAAGC CCGCCAAACCCCTTGCGCATCTCCTGTTTAGACAACACACAACCCTCTCTTCTCACCAAACTCCCCAACTCCCCTCCATGA